In the Flavobacterium sp. J372 genome, one interval contains:
- a CDS encoding DUF421 domain-containing protein has translation MKDIFEWDRLLFNDLPVEFLLEVLFRTVIMFIVVLLTLKFAGKRGVKQLSIFEVVIIISLGSAAGDPMFYEDVGLIPAILVFMVILTMYRMVTWLLGKSKRFEIFIEGKTQSIIEDGQFSIESFEKEDLAQDEFFTELRLKSIEHLGQVRNAYIETNGTISMYFYPDEEVKYGLPIRPQLFSLKSTNIPKSGIYACTFCANVQKLEPTAATCTVCARNEWVLAINTKRLV, from the coding sequence ATGAAGGATATATTTGAATGGGATAGGCTGCTTTTTAATGATCTTCCGGTAGAATTTTTACTGGAAGTACTTTTTCGTACCGTAATAATGTTTATTGTAGTGCTGCTCACACTAAAGTTTGCGGGCAAACGCGGCGTAAAGCAGCTCTCTATATTTGAAGTTGTTATCATTATATCACTGGGTTCTGCTGCGGGCGACCCAATGTTTTATGAAGATGTGGGGCTTATACCTGCCATACTTGTATTTATGGTTATCCTTACTATGTACCGTATGGTAACCTGGCTGCTGGGTAAAAGCAAACGGTTTGAAATTTTTATTGAAGGCAAAACGCAAAGCATAATTGAAGATGGGCAATTTTCAATTGAAAGTTTTGAAAAAGAAGATTTGGCCCAGGATGAATTTTTTACAGAGTTGCGGCTAAAATCTATTGAACATCTGGGGCAGGTTCGAAATGCTTATATTGAAACCAATGGTACTATAAGCATGTATTTTTACCCTGATGAAGAAGTAAAATACGGGCTCCCTATACGCCCGCAGCTATTTAGCCTTAAGAGCACCAACATACCAAAATCAGGTATATATGCCTGTACATTTTGTGCCAACGTGCAAAAACTTGAGCCAACGGCAGCAACATGTACAGTATGTGCAAGAAACGAGTGGGTACTGGCAATAAATACTAAGCGATTGGTGTAA
- a CDS encoding class I SAM-dependent methyltransferase — MPFLFRILNKGASARVASKWDNYRSASDFWLIPAIQEEWNRKITGDKNLVYEEYVCDKYLKGRDGLEILSIGCGNGIHERPFARYNSTFKITGVDLASAQIEQAKTIAAEQELSINYISGDFTKMDFKEGTFDMVLFHSSLHHFSNIRDFLKDYVKPLLKDRGILVAFEYAGPNRLQLKKSQLTAANAILKQIPEEYKTLYDGKTIKKKVYRPGLLRMLLVDPSEAPDSENLVQGIHDNFSVVEEVRLGWNITHLLLKGISHNFINYSGETQSLLTDIIRQEDEFVMQTGENDAIFGVYKK; from the coding sequence ATGCCATTTCTTTTTCGGATACTCAACAAAGGAGCATCAGCAAGGGTAGCTTCAAAATGGGATAATTACAGGTCGGCTTCAGATTTTTGGCTTATTCCTGCTATACAAGAGGAGTGGAACCGTAAAATTACAGGCGATAAAAATCTGGTGTATGAAGAGTATGTATGTGATAAATACCTCAAAGGCAGGGATGGGTTAGAAATACTATCTATAGGCTGTGGTAATGGTATACATGAGCGCCCTTTTGCAAGGTATAATTCTACATTTAAGATTACAGGAGTAGACCTCGCCAGCGCACAAATAGAACAGGCAAAGACGATTGCAGCTGAGCAGGAGCTTAGTATAAATTACATTTCCGGTGATTTTACAAAAATGGATTTTAAGGAAGGAACATTTGATATGGTACTTTTCCATTCAAGCCTTCACCATTTCAGCAATATAAGAGACTTTTTAAAAGACTATGTAAAACCGTTGCTGAAAGACAGGGGTATTTTAGTGGCATTTGAATACGCGGGGCCTAACAGGCTACAGCTTAAAAAATCGCAGCTTACGGCTGCAAATGCCATTTTAAAGCAGATTCCTGAAGAATATAAAACGCTGTATGATGGTAAAACTATAAAAAAGAAAGTGTACAGGCCGGGATTGCTGCGTATGTTGTTAGTTGACCCGTCTGAAGCGCCAGATTCTGAAAATCTTGTTCAGGGAATACATGATAATTTCAGTGTTGTCGAAGAAGTCCGCCTGGGCTGGAACATAACACATTTACTTTTGAAAGGGATATCACATAATTTTATAAATTATAGCGGGGAAACTCAAAGCCTGCTTACGGATATTATAAGGCAGGAAGATGAGTTTGTAATGCAAACGGGAGAAAATGATGCTATTTTCGGCGTTTATAAAAAATAA
- a CDS encoding transferase, which yields MVGFGQRYEMNTVHAGTAEIVIAGKLVFKGPAQFGKDYFLFVGHNAILEFGYMAGIASDSKIICSKKIVLGNYARAGSECFITDTDFHPMLNTITGEKREMQKPIILGNYNYIGTRVFIGKGTITPDYCTVASNSHCNKDYSSLGQNVLIAGIPAQLITNNISRDWEGEKSFLISCLKKLICKCLIIK from the coding sequence ATGGTTGGATTTGGGCAGCGTTATGAAATGAATACTGTACATGCAGGGACTGCTGAGATTGTAATTGCAGGTAAGCTGGTTTTTAAAGGGCCGGCACAATTTGGTAAAGATTATTTTTTGTTTGTAGGGCATAATGCTATTTTAGAATTTGGATATATGGCAGGAATTGCATCTGACAGTAAGATAATCTGCAGCAAGAAGATAGTCTTAGGAAACTATGCCCGTGCCGGATCTGAGTGTTTTATTACAGATACAGATTTTCACCCAATGCTTAATACAATTACCGGCGAAAAGCGTGAAATGCAGAAACCAATAATTTTAGGAAACTACAATTATATTGGTACTCGCGTATTTATAGGTAAAGGAACAATAACACCTGATTATTGTACGGTAGCATCAAACAGCCACTGTAATAAAGATTACTCATCTTTAGGGCAAAATGTACTAATTGCTGGTATACCGGCACAACTAATAACAAATAATATATCTAGAGATTGGGAGGGGGAAAAAAGCTTTTTAATCAGCTGTTTGAAAAAGTTGATTTGTAAATGTTTAATTATTAAATGA
- a CDS encoding S8/S53 family peptidase — MKKLFIIICGLLFTMGHSQSTFYEFYVELDNYENAPEFVKDGELLTYVGKDEKEAAFFSNYEILEFYQAFPSSKRQRTLNVFQVKTLNEDLMNNLTADFPSKYISAEDLTGRIFELLSTPNDYDIGNPAANYGFNYNNEHLKYIGTPEAWDYTYGDSNILIGISDSHIDTTDIDFKYKTTHATGYISTTYTMNNTNGWHGTATAGHAAAQGNNGHGITGVCSDCSILASYYTYNNLLNLAYEGADIINMSWAYLHTAPITFEQWIFDEIHDLGIVMFAGAGNTNVWTGNPSTGILYGYPASYDHVISVTSVNHKNELGEEVVIDATYGPMSLFVKDMLHHAVAINTMTSPYRTSHTNNDKVDLCAPGIDVFQYPWFVLNNTLDGQPLYYGWGTSASSPLVAGTAGLMLSINNCLTPDEVEDVLMLSAKNIEALAGNEPFIGAGQEQVNSKLVMQ, encoded by the coding sequence ATGAAAAAATTATTTATAATTATTTGCGGCTTATTGTTTACAATGGGGCATAGTCAGTCAACATTCTATGAATTTTATGTAGAACTTGATAATTACGAAAATGCGCCAGAATTTGTGAAAGATGGAGAACTGTTAACTTATGTGGGCAAGGATGAAAAAGAGGCTGCTTTTTTCTCTAATTATGAAATACTTGAATTTTATCAGGCATTTCCAAGTTCAAAAAGGCAAAGGACATTAAATGTTTTTCAAGTTAAAACTCTAAATGAAGATTTAATGAATAATCTGACGGCTGATTTTCCTTCTAAATATATTAGTGCAGAAGATTTAACTGGTAGAATTTTTGAGTTATTAAGTACCCCTAACGATTATGACATTGGAAATCCTGCCGCAAATTATGGTTTTAATTATAATAATGAGCATTTAAAATATATAGGAACACCTGAAGCATGGGATTATACATATGGTGATTCGAATATACTTATAGGGATATCCGATTCTCACATTGATACCACAGATATTGATTTTAAGTATAAAACTACTCATGCCACAGGTTATATATCTACTACGTACACCATGAACAATACAAATGGCTGGCACGGCACTGCAACTGCCGGGCATGCAGCAGCTCAAGGTAATAATGGTCATGGTATAACTGGTGTATGTTCTGATTGTAGTATATTAGCATCATATTACACTTATAACAATCTTCTTAATCTTGCTTACGAGGGTGCCGACATAATTAATATGAGCTGGGCTTATCTTCATACTGCGCCAATAACATTTGAGCAATGGATATTTGATGAAATTCATGATTTAGGAATTGTTATGTTTGCAGGGGCAGGAAATACAAATGTATGGACTGGTAATCCTTCTACCGGTATTCTATATGGTTATCCAGCATCTTATGACCATGTTATTTCAGTAACATCCGTCAATCATAAAAATGAATTAGGAGAAGAAGTTGTTATTGATGCTACTTATGGTCCAATGTCGCTTTTTGTTAAAGATATGCTACATCATGCAGTTGCTATTAACACGATGACAAGCCCATACCGAACATCGCACACCAACAATGATAAGGTTGATCTGTGTGCTCCAGGTATTGATGTGTTTCAATATCCTTGGTTTGTACTGAATAATACTCTCGATGGCCAGCCATTATATTATGGTTGGGGTACCTCTGCATCTTCACCTTTGGTTGCAGGAACTGCTGGGCTTATGCTAAGTATTAATAATTGCTTGACACCTGATGAGGTTGAAGATGTACTGATGTTATCAGCTAAGAACATTGAAGCTCTTGCTGGAAACGAACCGTTTATAGGGGCAGGACAGGAGCAGGTAAACTCGAAACTGGTGATGCAGTAG
- a CDS encoding type 1 glutamine amidotransferase domain-containing protein, translating to MSKKVAILATNGFEESELKSPKEALENEGWTAHIVSPESGTIKAWASKDWGKDYPVDKTIDEVSSKDYHALVLPGGVINPDRLRVNQRALSFVKDFFDEKKPVAAICHGPQVLISAGVVEGRELTSYESVKVDLQNAGANWVDKEVVVDNGLVTSRTPEDLPAFNKKMIEEIKEGKHELQHS from the coding sequence ATGAGCAAGAAAGTAGCCATATTGGCAACAAACGGTTTTGAGGAAAGCGAATTAAAATCTCCGAAAGAAGCCCTTGAAAATGAGGGGTGGACAGCGCATATTGTTAGTCCTGAAAGCGGCACTATAAAAGCCTGGGCCAGTAAAGACTGGGGTAAAGATTACCCAGTTGACAAAACTATAGATGAAGTATCATCTAAAGATTACCATGCACTGGTATTGCCCGGGGGTGTAATAAATCCTGACAGGCTAAGGGTAAACCAGAGGGCGCTTTCATTCGTAAAAGATTTCTTTGATGAAAAGAAGCCTGTTGCAGCTATCTGCCACGGCCCTCAGGTACTTATAAGCGCGGGTGTAGTTGAAGGTCGTGAACTTACAAGTTATGAGTCGGTTAAAGTTGACTTGCAAAATGCGGGAGCCAACTGGGTAGATAAAGAAGTAGTGGTTGACAATGGCCTTGTTACCAGCCGCACGCCTGAAGACCTGCCTGCTTTCAACAAAAAAATGATAGAAGAAATAAAAGAAGGCAAGCACGAACTGCAACATTCATAA
- a CDS encoding dienelactone hydrolase family protein, which translates to MKTVIITLALIMVTQLSAQLKTVDYSDGTQKLTGFSIAPAKKSAQSMGILILPAWMGIDDHSKEVAQKLATEGHYAFVADIYGADKKPADTKKAGELSGYYKSNYEEYQRRIKLALDKLVKSGANKDKIVVIGYCFGGTGALEATRGGLPVQAVVSFHGGLGKDEKRGNGAIKPKVLILHGADDPYVPQKDIEAFQKEMRDAKADWQMVYYANAVHAFTEKKAGNDNSKGAAYNEKADKRSWEHFMVLLDELNK; encoded by the coding sequence ATGAAAACTGTAATTATTACCCTTGCCCTCATTATGGTAACACAGCTAAGTGCACAATTAAAAACTGTAGATTATAGTGACGGAACCCAAAAGCTAACGGGCTTTTCAATTGCTCCTGCGAAAAAATCTGCCCAAAGTATGGGTATCTTGATTTTACCTGCCTGGATGGGTATTGACGACCATAGTAAAGAAGTTGCTCAAAAACTGGCTACCGAAGGGCATTATGCTTTTGTTGCCGACATATACGGCGCCGATAAAAAACCGGCTGATACGAAGAAAGCAGGGGAATTGTCAGGATATTACAAAAGTAATTATGAGGAGTATCAAAGGCGGATAAAACTGGCGCTTGACAAGCTTGTAAAATCAGGTGCCAATAAAGATAAAATTGTAGTGATAGGTTACTGTTTTGGCGGTACAGGCGCTCTTGAAGCTACACGTGGCGGATTGCCTGTACAGGCAGTAGTGTCTTTCCACGGAGGCTTGGGCAAAGACGAGAAGCGTGGCAACGGGGCAATAAAGCCAAAAGTCCTGATACTGCACGGCGCTGACGACCCTTACGTTCCGCAGAAGGATATTGAGGCTTTCCAGAAAGAAATGCGTGATGCAAAAGCCGACTGGCAAATGGTATATTACGCCAATGCAGTACACGCTTTTACTGAGAAGAAAGCCGGCAATGATAACAGCAAAGGCGCAGCTTACAACGAAAAAGCAGACAAGCGCTCATGGGAGCATTTTATGGTGCTGCTTGATGAACTTAATAAGTAA
- a CDS encoding oligosaccharide flippase family protein, translated as MSEQNSYKKIIRASSLFGFVQVGNILIAIVRSKVLALLVGPAGYGIFGLLNSTADLIRMATGFGLETSSVKIISESAQDAEQLQEKASVVLRLTIYTGIIGTLIAIVFSKYFSILVFGDISKTFAIIFIAISILFQQVANGQIAVMQGLQKLSFLAKANLYGNLAGLLITLPLYYIYKFDAIVPSIIIASVLNFGLSGYFYRKIKPGYIQGNIKQTLKGGRDILYFGAMLSISSFLPILSNYIIQVFISNTSTLAVVGLFTISMALINSYVGGIVYGHECRVLSKTCCHKQ; from the coding sequence GTGTCTGAACAAAATTCATATAAAAAAATTATCAGGGCCAGCTCACTTTTTGGCTTTGTACAAGTAGGCAATATCCTTATTGCAATAGTAAGGTCTAAGGTACTTGCCTTACTGGTTGGCCCTGCCGGATATGGCATTTTCGGGTTGCTTAATTCCACTGCAGACCTTATCAGGATGGCAACTGGCTTTGGCCTTGAAACCAGCAGTGTAAAAATCATTTCTGAATCTGCTCAAGATGCAGAGCAGTTGCAGGAAAAAGCATCTGTAGTGTTGAGGCTTACAATTTATACAGGTATTATAGGTACCCTCATCGCAATTGTGTTTTCAAAATATTTCAGCATTCTTGTTTTTGGCGACATCAGCAAAACCTTTGCAATCATATTTATTGCAATATCTATTTTATTTCAGCAGGTGGCCAATGGGCAGATTGCCGTAATGCAGGGCCTGCAAAAATTAAGTTTTCTCGCTAAAGCCAATTTATACGGAAACCTGGCAGGGCTTCTTATAACACTGCCATTGTACTACATCTATAAATTTGACGCCATTGTACCCTCAATAATAATAGCTTCTGTACTTAATTTCGGACTCTCAGGATATTTTTACCGTAAAATAAAGCCAGGATATATACAAGGCAATATAAAACAAACACTGAAGGGCGGACGCGATATATTGTATTTTGGTGCAATGCTTTCAATAAGCAGCTTCTTACCGATATTATCTAACTACATTATTCAGGTGTTTATCAGTAATACATCAACGTTGGCCGTGGTGGGGCTATTCACTATAAGCATGGCATTAATAAACTCTTATGTAGGGGGTATTGTTTACGGCCATGAGTGCAGAGTATTATCCAAGACTTGCTGCCATAAACAATAA
- a CDS encoding glycosyltransferase produces the protein MKILLIGEFSRLHNSLKEGLVHLGHSVTIASTGDSFKKYDSDLSYYPAFILKNWLTIKINNILFSLFGLDCVRLEKGLRFYLLLKKLKGFDHVQLINSDAIETYPAFSRWLYKRLLKQNGDSLSLLICGEDTPIVDYHLERRARYSILTPYLEDKQLEKTYHYTLKYTTPAYRKLFNLVKHHADVMITTDLDYTLPMQEMGYKVTHIANPVNADKVKFEPVRVSHKIVIFLGINRLSYIKKGIAYFEEALLKISDKYADRIEIVVTENLPYAEYMKHYSRAHIVLDQIWGYDQGYNALEAMARGKVVFTCAEKEFMEYYGLTECVAINALPDADYIATELSYLIEHPEKIAKIAASARAFIEKEHNYIDVAKRYLEVWEK, from the coding sequence ATGAAAATACTTTTAATTGGCGAATTCAGCAGGCTGCACAATTCTTTAAAAGAAGGCTTGGTACATTTAGGCCATAGCGTTACTATCGCCAGCACTGGAGACAGTTTTAAAAAATATGATTCAGACCTTTCATACTACCCGGCCTTTATACTGAAAAACTGGCTTACTATAAAAATCAACAACATACTATTCTCACTTTTTGGGCTTGACTGTGTGAGGCTTGAAAAGGGACTTCGGTTTTACTTACTGCTAAAAAAACTGAAGGGATTTGACCATGTACAGCTCATTAATTCTGACGCTATTGAAACATATCCTGCATTTTCACGATGGCTGTATAAACGGTTATTGAAACAAAATGGTGATAGCCTGAGCCTGCTAATTTGTGGTGAAGACACACCAATTGTTGATTATCACCTCGAGAGAAGGGCACGGTATTCTATTTTAACGCCATATCTGGAAGATAAGCAACTTGAGAAAACCTATCATTATACGTTAAAATATACTACGCCTGCATACCGTAAGTTGTTTAATTTGGTAAAGCATCATGCTGATGTGATGATTACTACCGACCTTGATTATACATTGCCAATGCAGGAAATGGGCTATAAGGTAACTCATATAGCCAACCCTGTGAATGCTGACAAGGTAAAATTTGAGCCGGTACGGGTAAGCCATAAAATCGTTATTTTCTTAGGGATAAACCGCCTTAGCTATATTAAAAAAGGAATAGCTTATTTTGAAGAAGCCCTGCTTAAGATTAGCGATAAATATGCTGACAGGATTGAAATAGTAGTTACAGAGAACCTACCATATGCTGAATATATGAAGCACTACAGCCGTGCCCACATAGTGCTTGACCAGATTTGGGGGTATGACCAGGGTTACAACGCACTTGAAGCTATGGCCAGAGGAAAAGTGGTATTTACCTGTGCTGAAAAAGAGTTTATGGAATATTACGGCCTGACCGAATGCGTAGCAATAAATGCCCTGCCTGATGCTGACTATATTGCCACCGAGCTAAGCTACCTGATTGAACACCCTGAAAAAATAGCTAAAATTGCTGCTAGTGCGCGTGCTTTTATTGAAAAAGAGCATAACTATATAGATGTAGCAAAAAGATATTTGGAGGTTTGGGAAAAATAA
- a CDS encoding gliding motility-associated C-terminal domain-containing protein, which yields MTGAANIYCPTGLNFGGWAIVVVYENNTLPLNQLNIYDGLQHIPFYPTGSTVAVPITINLDNLNVIDNIGAKIGFVAWEGDANIANGEGLYINGDSPANELTNTLNPSGNAFNSTNSVTDSTELYNMDLDIYNIQGYINIGDQSAQIKLKSLQDFVMISTVVTKLNSQLPDATVVVNNIAKQCNSRTININYTVSNINSTDILPGNVPVSIYANNTYITTFFTTAPIPVGGSQGGAINVTIPAGIPQNFTLELRADNNNGVATVTETDETNNNFSLPVSLWISPSLQNPDDVTACDDGNGTGLFDFSAYAQSLKINPTDTVTFYLSANNSNTPANPISPNSFQSTVPNQQIFVRLEDENGCYSVASFRLVAVDCLFPDATIILQNLVQQCNSRIIQLQYTVYNLNSDDILPAGTPISIYANGVYIDFTETTLDIPIGGSEVQTMSLEIPESMPPDFNISFTVDDLGDGTGIVIEIDETNNTFTLPISLWISPELTNPDNLIECNEGFGFAVFDFSDYEESLKTQTTDIVTFHNSQGDAEQGIAEITNTSQFTSTANPQQLFVRLQDINGCYSTASFMLSTRQCPPETYNYVTPNGDNKNDTFFVKGLRNIFLNFKMSIYNRWGNLVWTGNNNTPDWDGIANEDKVGSQNTTVPTGTYYFVLELNDPAYPKPIVGWVYVTK from the coding sequence TTGACCGGCGCAGCCAATATTTATTGCCCTACCGGCCTAAATTTTGGCGGCTGGGCTATTGTAGTTGTTTACGAGAATAATACGCTTCCGCTTAACCAGCTTAATATTTATGACGGGCTGCAACATATTCCTTTTTACCCTACTGGATCTACTGTGGCCGTACCTATTACCATCAACCTTGATAATCTTAACGTTATAGATAACATTGGCGCAAAAATAGGTTTTGTTGCTTGGGAAGGAGATGCAAATATTGCTAATGGCGAAGGATTATACATCAATGGAGACAGCCCGGCAAATGAGCTTACCAACACGCTTAACCCATCAGGCAACGCATTTAATTCAACCAATTCTGTTACCGATTCTACCGAGCTTTACAATATGGATCTTGATATCTATAATATCCAGGGCTATATAAATATAGGCGACCAATCAGCACAGATAAAGCTAAAATCTTTACAGGATTTTGTAATGATAAGTACAGTGGTAACAAAGCTTAACAGCCAGCTGCCTGATGCAACTGTTGTTGTCAATAATATAGCAAAACAATGTAACAGCCGTACAATAAATATAAATTATACTGTAAGCAACATTAATAGTACAGATATTTTACCCGGTAATGTGCCTGTTTCAATTTATGCCAACAATACATATATTACGACTTTCTTTACTACAGCGCCAATACCGGTCGGCGGCAGCCAGGGCGGAGCAATAAATGTTACCATCCCTGCAGGTATACCACAAAACTTCACGCTTGAACTACGGGCAGATAATAATAATGGAGTGGCAACTGTTACAGAAACTGATGAAACCAATAATAATTTCAGTCTGCCGGTATCGCTTTGGATATCACCTTCTTTACAAAATCCTGATGATGTTACAGCCTGTGATGACGGCAATGGTACAGGCCTCTTTGATTTTTCTGCATACGCCCAATCGTTAAAAATCAATCCGACAGATACAGTTACATTTTATCTTTCGGCAAATAATTCAAATACCCCCGCAAACCCTATTTCACCAAACAGCTTTCAGTCAACTGTTCCAAATCAGCAAATATTTGTAAGGCTTGAAGATGAAAACGGCTGCTATAGCGTGGCATCATTCAGGCTTGTTGCGGTTGACTGCCTTTTCCCTGATGCTACAATTATTTTGCAAAACCTTGTGCAACAGTGTAATTCACGCATTATACAGCTTCAATATACTGTGTATAATTTAAATAGTGACGATATCCTCCCTGCCGGTACACCAATTTCAATTTATGCGAACGGAGTATATATAGATTTCACAGAAACAACTCTTGACATACCTATCGGAGGGAGTGAAGTACAAACCATGTCACTAGAAATACCGGAAAGTATGCCGCCTGATTTTAACATTTCTTTCACAGTTGATGACCTGGGGGATGGTACGGGTATTGTAATCGAAATTGATGAGACAAATAACACATTTACCCTCCCTATATCTTTATGGATATCGCCTGAACTTACAAATCCGGATAATCTTATAGAATGTAATGAAGGTTTTGGTTTTGCCGTGTTTGATTTTTCAGATTATGAAGAATCGCTTAAAACACAAACTACAGATATTGTAACCTTCCATAATTCACAAGGCGATGCTGAGCAGGGAATAGCTGAAATAACCAATACATCGCAGTTTACCAGTACAGCCAACCCGCAGCAACTATTTGTTAGGCTTCAAGATATAAACGGGTGCTACAGTACGGCATCATTTATGCTTAGCACCCGCCAGTGCCCGCCGGAAACTTATAATTACGTAACGCCCAATGGTGATAATAAGAATGATACCTTCTTTGTAAAAGGCCTCCGTAACATTTTTCTTAATTTTAAGATGAGCATTTACAACCGTTGGGGCAATCTGGTTTGGACAGGCAACAATAATACACCTGACTGGGATGGTATTGCCAATGAAGATAAAGTAGGGTCGCAAAACACCACTGTACCAACCGGCACTTATTACTTTGTTCTTGAACTGAATGACCCTGCTTATCCTAAGCCAATTGTAGGTTGGGTGTATGTAACGAAGTAA
- a CDS encoding GNAT family N-acetyltransferase has product MPADYRIEVYNSSYKAEWDACVEASKNGTFLHYRDFMEYHSDRFDDFSLMVFQGDKVVAVLPANRVGDELYSHQGLTYGGLIYGPKVKLANVVMMVQAILKFLHNLNIFKLHFKSIPTIYHKQPAQEAEYALFTAGAGLVRRDSLFVYEYAARPIISKDRKQCIRKGKNNKLEVIEDNDFDIFWNEILIPNMSFKHGVNPVHSLQEIRLLHARFPENIRQFNVYYEGRIVAGTTMFVTDTVAHPQHISGNADKNKLGSLDFLYNYLLNEFSSKKYFDFGPANQGQGKQLNANLAFWKETFGARVMVQDFYEVETANYTMLKNVLV; this is encoded by the coding sequence ATGCCTGCAGATTACCGGATAGAAGTATATAACAGCAGCTATAAAGCAGAATGGGATGCTTGTGTTGAGGCCTCAAAAAACGGCACATTTCTGCACTATCGCGATTTTATGGAATACCATAGCGACAGGTTTGATGATTTTTCATTGATGGTTTTTCAAGGTGATAAAGTTGTGGCAGTACTGCCGGCAAACAGGGTTGGAGATGAACTTTATTCTCACCAGGGGCTTACATATGGCGGACTTATATATGGGCCTAAGGTTAAGTTGGCCAACGTAGTGATGATGGTGCAAGCTATCCTAAAATTTTTGCATAATCTTAACATATTTAAACTGCACTTCAAATCTATACCAACAATCTACCATAAACAGCCCGCCCAGGAAGCGGAATATGCACTTTTTACCGCCGGGGCCGGATTGGTGAGAAGAGATAGCCTTTTTGTATATGAATATGCAGCAAGACCAATTATTTCAAAGGATAGAAAACAATGCATACGAAAAGGAAAAAACAATAAGCTTGAAGTAATTGAAGATAATGACTTTGACATCTTTTGGAATGAGATACTTATTCCGAATATGAGCTTTAAGCACGGTGTAAACCCTGTTCATTCTTTACAAGAAATAAGGTTGTTGCATGCCCGCTTTCCTGAAAATATCAGGCAGTTCAATGTTTATTATGAAGGTAGAATTGTAGCCGGGACAACAATGTTTGTAACTGATACTGTAGCACATCCGCAGCATATAAGCGGCAATGCCGATAAGAATAAATTAGGCAGTCTTGATTTTTTATATAATTATTTGCTTAATGAGTTTAGTTCTAAAAAGTATTTTGACTTTGGGCCTGCCAATCAAGGTCAAGGTAAACAGCTTAATGCCAATCTTGCGTTTTGGAAAGAGACATTTGGAGCGAGGGTGATGGTTCAGGATTTTTATGAAGTTGAAACGGCAAATTATACAATGCTTAAAAATGTTTTGGTCTAA
- a CDS encoding T9SS type A sorting domain-containing protein — protein sequence MANTSGNALIDGHDFYRFIFDLHHINNKLTISNQKFRDACVARFTAKNEIDILPGTDFKPNQDGLVDLIADQNVDITCNSSNRMAYKRARENNKSTETLQTKVVLSPNPNDGNFILHLDKERKNVLINVYDIYGKVIYKDIINDVSTIINLPNIASGLYVVKLSSENYSETIKFIKK from the coding sequence ATGGCTAACACCTCTGGAAATGCATTAATTGACGGGCATGATTTTTATAGATTTATTTTTGATTTGCATCATATAAACAATAAACTGACCATATCAAACCAAAAATTCAGGGATGCATGTGTGGCAAGGTTTACAGCTAAAAATGAAATCGATATTTTACCAGGCACTGATTTTAAACCAAATCAGGATGGACTGGTTGACTTAATAGCTGATCAGAATGTGGATATTACATGTAATTCGTCAAATCGAATGGCATATAAGCGTGCTAGAGAAAACAATAAATCCACAGAAACTTTACAAACCAAAGTGGTACTATCTCCAAACCCAAATGATGGCAATTTTATATTACATCTCGATAAAGAGCGTAAAAATGTATTAATAAACGTTTATGATATTTATGGAAAAGTAATATATAAAGATATTATTAATGATGTATCTACTATTATTAATCTTCCAAATATTGCATCAGGACTATATGTTGTAAAGTTATCATCTGAAAACTATAGTGAAACAATTAAATTCATAAAGAAATAA